Within the Natranaeroarchaeum sulfidigenes genome, the region TGAGGCTGGTGTTGAGGTCGCCGCCGTACTCGCCCGAGAGCGTGTACTGGAACTGCCCATTGACTTCCGAGAGGCGGATCCCATCGCCGACTGCAGTGGCCTCGACGTCGATGAAGTTCATGGACGGGGAGCCGATGAAGCCACCGACGAACTCGTTGATCGGATTCTCGTAGACCTCTTTCGGCTGTCCGACCTGCTGGAGTTCGCCATCGTTGAGGATGACGATCCGGTCGCCCATCGTCATCGCTTCCTCCTGATCGTGAGTAACGTAGATCGAGGTGACACCGAGCTCCTCCTGTAGCCGCTGGATCTCGGTACGCATCGTGGTCCGTAGCTTCGCGTCCAGATTGCTGAGCGGCTCGTCGAACAGGAAGACACCCGGTTCACGGACGATACAGCGCCCGAGCGCGACACGCTGTTTCTGTCCGCCGGATAGCTGGTCCGGCTTGTCGCCCAGCAGATTTTCGATTCCCATCATCTCGGCGGCTTCGCGCACGCGGTCACGACGCTCCTCGGGCGACAGGTCGGTGCTCATCCGGAGCCCGAACTCCATGTTCTCGAAGACCGTTTTGTGTGGGTACAGCGCGTAGTTCTGGAACACCATCGCCACGTCGCGGTTCTTCGCGTGGAGGTCAGTGACGTCCTCGTCACCGATGTGTATCGTTCCTTCTGTGGCCGGTTCGAGGCCTGCAAGCATGCGCAGGGTGGTGGTCTTCCCACAACCGGAGGGGCCAACAACGGTGATGAACTCTCCGTCCTGAATATTCAGATCGAGGCCTTCGACGGCCACGACGGTTCCCTGGTCGTACTCCTTCCGAAGGTTTCTCACTGTAATGCTTGCCATTATTATTTGTGCCGGTATCGGAACGTATAACTCTTACTCAAGCGCTGTGAGGTGTGACGAAATAGGTCATCTTGCTTGTTAGCGCCGTTACAGTGGTCTTCCAGACGATTATGGAACTGATGATCCCGGACTCGTTGCTGGTCTCGTTGGTGGTTGTGACAGTTCGATGTTGATCGATCGGAGAATAGTACTGGCTTGGGAGGGTAGCCAGTCCGCATTATCGGCAGCAAAACCCAAACTATTAAATAATGGAAGTTATAATTCTTCAATGATTCATCCATGGATATGGACCGACGGACGGTACTTAAAGGCACAGGCGGAATTGTTGCGGCAAGCGCACTCGCAGGCTGTCTCGGCGGCGACGACGGGCCAGAAGGCGACATGGCCATCTGGCACGAGCTCGGCGAAGGTGAGCTGGCAATCTTCAACGACATGGTCGAGCAGTTCGAGGACGAGACCGACCACGACATCGCCGTCTCCGAGGTCGGTGACCTCGAAGACCGTGTCGAGACGGCTGTCGCAGCCGGCGAAGGGCCCGAAATGTGGTCGTGGGCGCACGACTGGGTCGGCAACCACTGGGACCGAGGCTTCCTCGCGGACGCTTCGGACGACCTGACGATCACCCTCGAAGATGAGTTCACGCCCCCTGCCGTTGAGGCGGTCCAGCCGCCGGGCACCGATGCTGTTGTCGGCCTCCCGGCCGCAGGCGAGACGATCTCGATGTTCTACAACCCCGACCTCATCGACGAGCCACCGGA harbors:
- a CDS encoding ABC transporter ATP-binding protein, whose amino-acid sequence is MASITVRNLRKEYDQGTVVAVEGLDLNIQDGEFITVVGPSGCGKTTTLRMLAGLEPATEGTIHIGDEDVTDLHAKNRDVAMVFQNYALYPHKTVFENMEFGLRMSTDLSPEERRDRVREAAEMMGIENLLGDKPDQLSGGQKQRVALGRCIVREPGVFLFDEPLSNLDAKLRTTMRTEIQRLQEELGVTSIYVTHDQEEAMTMGDRIVILNDGELQQVGQPKEVYENPINEFVGGFIGSPSMNFIDVEATAVGDGIRLSEVNGQFQYTLSGEYGGDLNTSLSGQRFTLGIRPENVKPTRTAGDQTVTTTVEVVEPIGSDNYLHLDIGEEFIARVEADYEPETGDQIEITFKEEHVHLFSPETGLDVLTSDEDRVKATTA